A window of Campylobacter cuniculorum DSM 23162 = LMG 24588 contains these coding sequences:
- the fliM gene encoding flagellar motor switch protein FliM — protein MAEILSQEEIDALLEVVDDNTDTPAPSNEIKDERNIVVYDFKRPNRVSKEQLRTIKGIHDKLARNLASQISSMMRSIVETKLHSVDQMTYGEFLMSLPSPTSFNVFSIKPLDGNCVLEINPSIAFPMIDRLLGGQGDSYEASRELTDIELNLLDSILRIIMQRLRESWLTVTEMYPTIEAKESSPNVVQIVSQNEIIIMVVMEIIIGNSSGMVNICYPVVHLESILSRLANRDIMMGETSAKKSRNKELKTLIGRAEVIYEAILGKTLINVNEFLELKQGDILRLDREADDKAIISIDKKEIFLAQVGLHRFRKSIKILELIRTDKDEIKEILEKYEDERKAKASVYDQPDDMEDEEI, from the coding sequence ATGGCAGAAATACTCTCCCAAGAAGAAATTGACGCCCTTCTTGAAGTTGTTGATGATAATACAGATACACCTGCACCCTCAAATGAAATTAAAGATGAAAGAAATATTGTCGTTTATGATTTTAAACGTCCTAACAGAGTGTCAAAAGAGCAGCTTAGGACCATCAAAGGCATACACGATAAACTTGCAAGAAATCTTGCCTCTCAAATTTCATCAATGATGAGAAGTATCGTCGAAACCAAACTGCATTCAGTTGATCAAATGACTTATGGTGAATTCTTAATGTCTTTGCCAAGTCCTACGAGTTTTAATGTGTTTTCGATTAAGCCTTTAGATGGAAATTGTGTTTTAGAAATCAATCCTAGCATAGCTTTTCCTATGATTGATAGGCTTTTAGGAGGGCAAGGCGATAGTTATGAGGCTTCAAGAGAGCTTACAGATATTGAACTTAATCTTTTGGATTCTATTTTGCGTATTATTATGCAAAGATTGAGAGAAAGTTGGCTTACTGTAACTGAAATGTATCCAACGATTGAAGCTAAAGAATCAAGTCCAAATGTCGTTCAAATCGTATCTCAAAATGAGATTATCATTATGGTGGTTATGGAGATTATCATAGGAAATTCAAGTGGTATGGTTAATATTTGTTATCCTGTAGTGCATTTAGAAAGTATTTTGAGTCGTTTAGCAAATCGTGACATTATGATGGGCGAAACTTCAGCTAAAAAATCAAGAAATAAAGAGCTTAAAACTTTAATCGGACGTGCCGAAGTGATTTATGAGGCGATTTTAGGAAAAACTTTGATTAATGTGAATGAATTTTTAGAACTCAAACAAGGAGATATTTTAAGGCTGGATAGAGAAGCTGACGATAAAGCCATCATTAGCATTGATAAAAAAGAAATTTTTTTAGCACAAGTTGGTTTGCATCGTTTTAGAAAATCCATAAAAATTTTAGAACTCATCCGCACGGATAAAGATGAGATTAAAGAAATTTTGGAAAAATACGAAGATGAAAGAAAGGCTAAAGCAAGTGTTTATGACCAGCCTGATGATATGGAGGATGAAGAAATATGA
- a CDS encoding LOG family protein: protein MKNKNKEITQDLENFCNIPKFHNCVSFFGSARLTEGSFYYKKAKELAGMLANAEFCIISGGGGGIMKAANEGAFKQNKDKNSINSVGFNILLPYEQKLNDFVEYNITFKSLAIRKMALIEKSLAFVIFPGGFGTLDELSEILVLKQLGLKKNVPIFLFGKEFWQAFDVFVRNSLLKLEVISKGDELKYEITDDLDFIVKTLKERL, encoded by the coding sequence ATTAAAAACAAAAATAAAGAAATCACTCAAGATTTAGAAAATTTTTGCAATATTCCAAAATTCCACAACTGCGTAAGCTTTTTTGGTTCGGCAAGATTAACAGAAGGTAGTTTTTATTATAAAAAAGCTAAGGAATTAGCTGGTATGCTTGCTAATGCTGAATTTTGTATCATTAGCGGGGGTGGTGGTGGTATTATGAAAGCAGCTAATGAAGGAGCTTTCAAACAAAATAAAGATAAAAATTCCATCAATTCAGTGGGTTTTAATATTTTATTGCCTTATGAGCAAAAACTCAATGATTTTGTGGAGTATAATATCACTTTTAAGAGCTTAGCCATTCGCAAAATGGCTCTTATTGAAAAGAGTCTTGCTTTTGTGATTTTTCCGGGCGGCTTTGGGACCTTAGATGAGTTGAGCGAGATTCTTGTCTTAAAACAGCTTGGACTTAAGAAAAATGTTCCTATTTTTTTGTTCGGGAAAGAATTTTGGCAAGCCTTTGATGTGTTCGTCAGGAATTCTTTACTCAAACTAGAAGTTATCTCCAAAGGAGATGAATTAAAGTATGAAATCACTGACGACTTGGATTTTATCGTTAAAACTTTAAAGGAAAGATTATGA
- the prpD gene encoding 2-methylcitrate dehydratase translates to MSDMGILEAKRPEFDELLTKIARYTDEYEIKSALALQTARYCLMDTLGCGLLALKYPACTKLLGPSVEGAEFRPLGAKIPGTSYQLEPIRAAFNVGAMVRWLDFNDTWLAAEWGHPSDNLGAIWAVADYISRKNLSEAKPPLKVSCVLKAMIKAHEIQGILALENCFNKVGMDHVLLVRIASTAVAAKLLGCDFNEIRNAISNAFIDGGALRTYRHAPNTGSRKSWAAGDASSRGVDLALKARTGEMGYPSALSAKFWGYEDVKMKGLKLSIPQEFGSYVMENVLFKISFPAEFHAQTAVEAALKLHDEVKNRLDEIEKIIITTQESGHRIINKTGELANPADRDHCIQYMVAVPLIFGRLNADDYEDNIAKDPRIDALRAKMIVEVDERYTKEYLESDKRSIANAVQVFFKDGSKTDKIEVEYPIGHRVRREEGIPLLIAKFKANLATRFSPKQCERIIAICENQQDLENTNFNEFSDLFVL, encoded by the coding sequence ATGAGTGATATGGGAATTTTAGAGGCTAAAAGACCAGAATTTGATGAGCTTTTAACCAAAATTGCAAGATATACTGATGAATATGAAATAAAAAGTGCCTTAGCCTTGCAAACTGCAAGATATTGTTTGATGGATACTTTAGGTTGTGGGCTTTTAGCTCTTAAATATCCAGCTTGCACTAAGCTTTTAGGTCCGAGTGTGGAAGGAGCGGAATTTAGACCTTTGGGAGCAAAAATACCCGGAACTTCTTACCAGCTCGAACCAATACGAGCGGCATTTAATGTTGGTGCTATGGTGCGATGGCTTGATTTTAATGACACTTGGTTGGCTGCTGAATGGGGACATCCGAGTGATAATTTAGGTGCGATTTGGGCGGTAGCTGATTATATAAGTCGTAAGAATTTAAGCGAGGCTAAGCCACCTTTGAAGGTCTCTTGTGTTTTAAAAGCCATGATAAAAGCTCACGAAATTCAAGGAATTTTAGCCTTAGAAAATTGTTTCAATAAAGTAGGAATGGACCATGTTTTGCTTGTTCGTATCGCTTCTACAGCGGTGGCGGCTAAACTCTTAGGTTGTGATTTTAATGAAATTCGCAATGCAATTTCAAATGCTTTTATTGATGGCGGGGCTTTAAGGACTTACAGACACGCTCCAAATACAGGTTCAAGAAAGAGCTGGGCAGCAGGGGATGCTTCAAGCAGAGGGGTGGATTTAGCTCTTAAGGCTAGAACCGGTGAAATGGGCTATCCTTCGGCTTTGAGTGCAAAATTTTGGGGCTATGAAGATGTGAAAATGAAGGGATTAAAACTTAGCATTCCTCAAGAATTTGGAAGTTATGTTATGGAAAATGTCTTGTTTAAAATTTCTTTTCCAGCCGAATTTCACGCTCAAACTGCTGTTGAAGCAGCTTTGAAACTGCACGATGAGGTTAAAAATCGTTTGGATGAAATTGAAAAAATCATCATCACAACTCAAGAATCAGGGCATAGAATCATAAATAAAACAGGAGAGCTTGCAAATCCAGCTGATAGAGACCATTGCATACAATATATGGTTGCTGTGCCTTTGATTTTTGGAAGATTGAATGCTGATGATTATGAAGATAATATTGCAAAAGACCCAAGAATTGATGCTTTAAGGGCTAAAATGATTGTTGAGGTTGATGAAAGATACACTAAAGAATATTTAGAATCTGATAAAAGAAGCATAGCAAATGCTGTGCAGGTGTTTTTTAAAGACGGCTCAAAAACCGATAAAATAGAAGTTGAATACCCTATAGGACACAGAGTTCGAAGAGAAGAGGGAATTCCTTTGCTTATCGCTAAATTTAAAGCCAATCTTGCAACAAGATTTAGTCCAAAACAATGTGAAAGAATCATCGCTATTTGCGAGAATCAGCAAGATTTAGAAAATACAAATTTTAATGAATTTAGCGATTTGTTTGTTTTGTAA
- the mnmA gene encoding tRNA 2-thiouridine(34) synthase MnmA — MKILVAMSGGVDSTVTAYKLKNAGHEIIGCYMKLHGKPNYHEENIKKVEKVAKFLDIPYHILDLQEDFKDKVYMPFVNTYKEGKTPNPCALCNRFIKLGKLLDFAKSLGCEKLATGHYARLEEGCIKTAFDESKDQSYFLASADKEALKYLIFPLGEMKKEDVKKFALGIEVLKSFATQKESSEICFVEDTYVQVLEQFMDTKIPGKVLDSKGNVVGKHEGYMHYTIGKRRGFEVKGAHEPHFVLKINPKENQIIVGKKEELKRSEFNLKNINLFIEAKELDCEVKIRYRSKSTPCKVIIDEGKGAKITLNEPVYGLASGQMAVFYDRDRVIASGFIE; from the coding sequence ATGAAAATTCTAGTCGCAATGAGTGGGGGTGTTGATAGCACTGTAACTGCTTATAAACTTAAAAATGCTGGACATGAGATTATAGGTTGTTATATGAAACTTCACGGCAAACCAAATTATCACGAAGAAAATATCAAAAAAGTTGAAAAAGTTGCAAAATTCTTAGACATTCCTTATCATATCTTGGATTTGCAAGAGGATTTTAAGGATAAAGTTTATATGCCCTTTGTCAATACCTATAAAGAAGGCAAAACTCCAAATCCTTGTGCTCTATGCAATCGTTTCATTAAACTTGGAAAACTTTTGGATTTTGCAAAAAGTTTAGGTTGTGAAAAACTTGCTACGGGTCATTATGCAAGACTTGAAGAAGGTTGCATTAAAACTGCTTTTGATGAGAGTAAAGACCAAAGTTATTTTTTAGCAAGTGCGGATAAAGAAGCCTTGAAATATCTTATTTTTCCTTTAGGTGAGATGAAAAAAGAAGATGTGAAAAAATTTGCTTTAGGTATTGAAGTGTTAAAATCTTTCGCAACTCAAAAAGAAAGCTCTGAAATTTGCTTTGTTGAAGACACTTATGTGCAAGTTTTAGAACAATTTATGGATACAAAAATTCCCGGAAAAGTCTTAGACAGCAAAGGCAATGTCGTGGGCAAACACGAGGGATATATGCACTATACTATAGGCAAAAGAAGAGGTTTTGAGGTCAAAGGAGCTCACGAACCGCATTTTGTTTTAAAAATCAATCCTAAAGAAAATCAAATCATAGTTGGCAAAAAAGAAGAGCTTAAGAGAAGCGAATTTAATCTCAAAAACATCAATCTTTTTATAGAGGCTAAAGAGCTTGATTGTGAAGTAAAAATTCGTTATCGCTCCAAATCCACGCCTTGCAAGGTTATCATCGATGAGGGCAAGGGGGCTAAAATCACACTCAATGAGCCTGTTTATGGGCTTGCAAGCGGACAAATGGCGGTATTTTATGATAGAGATAGAGTCATTGCAAGTGGATTTATAGAGTGA
- a CDS encoding methyl-accepting chemotaxis protein: MFKNAKIGTKIIFSSLMSFILGIVILVIITSIQVQNQTEKDVENLLIANVNRYSNYMQIDFQETSISLNALSGFLAYEFSKGNFDIERVTDDIGTILNSGGFVTHAFLYIPQPTEFQKNINSKFITPDGKFLAIFDSSVPSDGLKIIQADDFTKDWFESNGAIQKSINEKKMSIGLPRIYEFNQNKIFGTNIATPIYDAQGKVIASIGFILPYETLSGILSEKRLDIYKGNLRFVLNEDGNVAMHINKNLWGKSLYEYIPQLSTELIKGFISSGKEIQFFSDYIGSNGLPAFMAIRKFNIQGTSDNFYMVTTAPRSEVLASLYKLQWIAAIVAIVIILAVSALMFLMIYKIIASRIGIVLDYLHRFFKYINHETSTAPAPLPIKANDELGQMATAINENIRQTKLGFEQDNSAVKESVETVSIVESGNLTARITANPRNPQLVELKNVLNRLLDALQSRVGSDMNIIHDIFEEYKHLDFRNKIENATGNVEVTTNALGEEIIKMLRQSSEFANALAGESTKLQTAVQSLTSSSNSQAASLEETAAALEQITSSMQNVSQKTSDVITQSEDIKNVTGIIGDIADQINLLALNAAIEAARAGEHGRGFAVVADEVRKLAERTQKSLSEIEANTNLLVQSINDMAESIKEQTQGITQINESVSQIDQSTKDNVEIANESSIIANSVSTIANNILEDVNKKKF; this comes from the coding sequence ATGTTTAAAAATGCAAAAATAGGGACCAAAATCATCTTTTCAAGCTTGATGAGTTTTATTTTGGGTATTGTCATTTTAGTGATAATTACTAGCATACAAGTGCAAAATCAAACTGAAAAAGATGTTGAAAATTTGTTAATTGCAAATGTTAATCGCTATAGCAATTATATGCAGATTGATTTTCAAGAAACATCTATATCATTAAATGCTTTAAGTGGATTTCTTGCCTATGAATTTTCTAAAGGCAATTTTGATATAGAAAGAGTCACTGATGATATTGGAACTATATTAAATTCTGGTGGTTTTGTAACCCATGCTTTTTTATACATTCCTCAACCAACCGAGTTTCAAAAAAATATCAATTCAAAATTTATCACTCCAGATGGAAAATTTTTAGCTATATTTGATAGTTCTGTTCCAAGTGATGGCTTAAAAATTATCCAAGCAGACGATTTCACCAAAGATTGGTTTGAAAGTAACGGAGCCATCCAAAAATCTATCAATGAAAAAAAGATGAGTATAGGACTTCCACGAATTTATGAATTTAATCAAAATAAAATTTTTGGCACTAATATTGCTACACCCATTTATGATGCTCAAGGTAAAGTTATAGCAAGCATAGGTTTCATTCTCCCTTATGAAACTTTGAGCGGAATTTTATCCGAAAAAAGACTGGATATTTATAAAGGAAATTTAAGATTTGTTTTAAATGAAGATGGAAATGTGGCTATGCACATCAATAAAAATTTATGGGGCAAATCGCTTTATGAATATATTCCACAATTAAGCACCGAATTAATAAAAGGTTTTATCTCTAGCGGGAAAGAAATTCAATTTTTTTCAGATTATATAGGTTCTAATGGACTTCCAGCTTTTATGGCAATTAGAAAATTCAATATTCAAGGCACTTCAGATAATTTTTATATGGTAACCACTGCACCAAGAAGTGAAGTTTTGGCAAGTTTGTATAAATTACAATGGATAGCAGCTATTGTTGCAATTGTAATCATTTTAGCTGTTAGTGCTTTGATGTTTTTAATGATTTATAAAATCATAGCTTCAAGAATAGGAATTGTTTTGGATTATCTCCATCGTTTTTTCAAATACATCAACCACGAAACAAGCACAGCCCCTGCTCCTTTACCTATCAAAGCCAACGACGAACTCGGTCAAATGGCAACAGCCATCAATGAAAACATTCGTCAAACCAAACTAGGTTTTGAACAAGACAATTCTGCTGTAAAAGAATCTGTAGAGACAGTAAGCATTGTCGAATCAGGAAATCTCACAGCAAGAATCACAGCCAATCCAAGAAATCCTCAACTCGTAGAACTTAAAAATGTGCTCAATCGTCTCTTAGATGCTCTACAAAGTCGAGTGGGAAGTGATATGAATATCATCCACGATATTTTTGAAGAATACAAACACTTAGACTTTAGAAATAAAATAGAAAATGCCACAGGAAATGTTGAGGTGACAACCAATGCCTTAGGAGAAGAAATCATTAAAATGCTCAGACAAAGTTCAGAATTTGCTAATGCCTTAGCAGGAGAAAGCACTAAACTCCAAACAGCAGTCCAATCTCTCACCTCTAGCTCTAATTCCCAAGCAGCTTCTTTAGAAGAAACCGCTGCAGCCTTAGAGCAAATCACTTCTTCTATGCAAAATGTCTCTCAAAAGACTAGTGATGTTATCACTCAAAGTGAAGACATTAAAAATGTTACAGGCATTATAGGAGATATAGCTGACCAAATCAATCTCCTCGCTCTTAATGCTGCCATTGAAGCAGCACGTGCAGGAGAACATGGACGCGGCTTTGCTGTTGTGGCTGATGAGGTAAGAAAACTTGCTGAAAGGACTCAAAAGTCTTTGAGTGAGATAGAAGCCAATACAAATTTACTTGTGCAATCCATCAATGATATGGCTGAAAGCATTAAAGAACAAACTCAAGGCATCACTCAAATCAATGAGAGTGTTTCACAGATTGACCAAAGCACAAAAGACAATGTTGAAATCGCTAATGAATCTTCTATCATTGCTAATTCTGTTAGCACTATAGCAAACAATATCCTTGAAGATGTGAATAAAAAGAAATTCTAA
- the fliY gene encoding flagellar motor switch protein FliY, whose protein sequence is MMNEFLKMFINECTSTIEGLTGKTAEFSEYKEFDVSGQDSLKPPLVFVNFNTNSGGKMGILAGAVLMSAIGEWMMGEEQITKNDKLGPDEMDAAKEAIQNIISAFTTTLGAQKELPKMEFTLNTCEFAENEPDLKDFAKLYFFDVKIDDLNEQLSLVMDTKLYNQITKKDEEGENSQNSTITEQQSQILSTELKNIGLIMDVRLPVRVRIGNKKMLLKDVLTMDIGSVVELNQLANDPLEILIGDKRIAYGEVVIVDGNFGVQITEIGSKKERLEQLR, encoded by the coding sequence ATGATGAATGAATTTTTAAAAATGTTTATCAATGAATGCACGAGTACTATCGAGGGTTTAACAGGAAAAACTGCAGAATTTAGTGAATATAAAGAATTTGATGTTAGCGGACAAGATAGCCTTAAACCCCCTCTTGTCTTTGTGAATTTTAATACAAATTCCGGCGGAAAAATGGGAATTTTAGCCGGTGCTGTTTTGATGAGTGCCATAGGTGAATGGATGATGGGCGAAGAGCAAATCACTAAAAATGATAAATTAGGACCTGATGAAATGGACGCTGCTAAAGAAGCGATACAAAATATCATTTCAGCTTTTACTACAACTCTTGGAGCTCAAAAAGAACTTCCAAAAATGGAATTTACACTCAACACTTGCGAATTTGCAGAAAATGAACCAGATTTAAAAGACTTTGCAAAGCTTTATTTTTTCGATGTTAAAATCGATGATTTAAACGAACAGCTTTCTTTGGTTATGGATACAAAACTTTATAATCAAATCACTAAAAAAGACGAAGAGGGTGAAAATTCTCAAAATTCAACCATTACAGAGCAACAAAGTCAAATTCTTAGCACAGAGCTTAAAAATATCGGTTTGATTATGGATGTGCGTTTGCCTGTGCGCGTAAGAATTGGCAATAAAAAAATGCTTTTAAAAGATGTTTTGACTATGGATATAGGTTCAGTTGTTGAACTCAATCAGCTTGCAAATGACCCTTTAGAGATACTCATAGGCGATAAAAGAATTGCTTATGGTGAGGTTGTGATTGTTGATGGAAATTTTGGGGTGCAAATCACAGAAATAGGAAGTAAAAAAGAAAGACTTGAGCAATTAAGATAA
- a CDS encoding citrate/2-methylcitrate synthase: MSMSEAKKKTGGLAGVVAGESAICTCGLGNGLNYYGYAIEDLANHAEFEEIAFLLQYAQLPNSKELEEYKNKIIAQRELSENLKTILKAIPKETHPMNLMQTAVAALGALEAEKEDFSNQDEKIIRLLGILPSVLCYWHHFVHFGKEIDFNSNQKSIAGYFLEKLQEQDPKEDFIKAMQCSLILYAEHEFNASTFTARTCASTKSDIFSAVAAAIGALRGPLHGGANEAAMGLIESFSSVEEAIEGVNRKLENKELLMGFGHRVYGLGGDPRNALIKVWSKHLGGETLIFKVSEAIENLMKEKKPNLPPNADFYSASAYHFMGIPTAYFTPIFIMSRVSGWCAHIKEQRANNKLIRPSSEYIGPSPRKFIKIQDR; encoded by the coding sequence ATGAGTATGAGTGAAGCAAAGAAAAAAACCGGTGGTTTAGCAGGAGTGGTAGCCGGAGAGAGTGCGATTTGCACTTGTGGGCTTGGAAATGGTCTTAATTATTATGGTTATGCGATTGAAGATTTAGCAAATCATGCTGAATTTGAAGAGATAGCTTTTCTTCTTCAATACGCTCAATTACCAAATTCTAAAGAATTAGAAGAATACAAAAACAAAATCATAGCTCAAAGAGAATTGAGTGAAAATTTAAAAACCATTTTAAAAGCCATTCCAAAAGAAACGCACCCTATGAATTTAATGCAAACAGCGGTGGCAGCTTTAGGAGCTTTAGAAGCAGAAAAAGAGGATTTTAGCAATCAAGATGAAAAGATTATACGTCTTTTGGGAATTTTGCCTTCTGTGCTTTGTTATTGGCATCATTTTGTCCATTTTGGCAAAGAGATAGATTTTAACTCAAATCAAAAGAGCATAGCAGGATATTTTTTAGAAAAACTGCAAGAGCAAGATCCAAAAGAGGATTTCATTAAAGCGATGCAGTGTTCTTTGATTTTATATGCAGAACACGAATTTAATGCTTCAACCTTTACAGCAAGGACTTGTGCTTCAACTAAAAGCGATATTTTTAGTGCTGTGGCCGCAGCCATTGGAGCCTTAAGAGGACCCTTACACGGAGGTGCTAATGAAGCAGCTATGGGCTTGATTGAAAGCTTTTCAAGTGTTGAAGAGGCTATTGAAGGTGTCAATCGCAAACTTGAAAATAAAGAATTGCTTATGGGCTTTGGACATAGAGTTTATGGACTCGGAGGAGACCCTAGAAATGCTTTGATTAAGGTATGGTCTAAACATTTAGGTGGGGAGACTTTGATTTTTAAGGTGAGTGAAGCGATTGAAAATTTAATGAAAGAAAAAAAGCCAAATTTACCTCCAAATGCAGATTTTTATAGTGCTTCAGCCTATCATTTTATGGGCATTCCAACGGCTTATTTTACACCGATTTTCATTATGAGTCGAGTCAGTGGCTGGTGTGCTCACATTAAAGAACAAAGAGCTAACAATAAACTCATACGTCCAAGTAGTGAGTATATAGGACCAAGTCCAAGAAAATTTATAAAAATTCAAGACAGATAA
- the actP gene encoding cation/acetate symporter ActP, with amino-acid sequence MKKFIFIPAFFCINISLYGAALDSTAEAVQKAPLNITAVVMFILFVLATLIITYFANKKTHSTEAFFTAGGGISGFQNGLAIAGDYMSAAAFLGLTALIFSYGFDSLIYPVGWTIAWPVILFLIAERFRNLGKFTFTDVIALRLEEKPIRIVAALSTLTIVILYLIAQMVGAGQLIQTLFGLPYSLAVVFVGILMMCYVIFGGMHATTWVQIIKASLLLGGTTLMALMILYMSNFDLKYYFDLAINNHPKGADIMKAGVFFKDPIATFSLGLAVTFGTAGLPHILMRFFTVKNASEARKSAFFATGFIAYFFLLMFVLGFGAIAFVLGDPQYVDEAGKFTGATNMVVIILAEVLGGNVLLAFISAVSFATILAVVSGLCISGAGAIAHDLYTQTFKSGKADGKTQMAVSKIATIILGVLSIVLGFVFENINVAFMVGLIFGIAGSVNFPIILLCIYWKGLTSRGVFLGGLLGLLAVVSFVFLSPSMWEKTFGLKNAIFPYDHPAIFSIPLTFFLLWFFSITDKSKRAQIDKEGYKAFDFRAKTGIGASEAVSH; translated from the coding sequence ATGAAAAAATTTATCTTTATACCGGCATTTTTTTGTATCAATATTTCTTTATATGGTGCGGCTTTAGACAGCACAGCAGAGGCGGTTCAAAAGGCTCCTTTAAACATTACAGCAGTTGTTATGTTTATACTTTTTGTCCTTGCAACTTTAATCATAACTTATTTTGCAAACAAAAAAACTCATTCCACAGAAGCTTTCTTTACAGCAGGTGGAGGAATATCGGGTTTTCAAAATGGTTTAGCTATTGCGGGTGATTATATGAGTGCAGCGGCTTTTTTGGGGCTTACCGCTCTTATTTTTTCTTATGGCTTTGATTCTTTGATTTATCCTGTAGGTTGGACTATAGCTTGGCCTGTGATTTTGTTTTTGATTGCTGAAAGATTTAGAAATTTGGGAAAATTTACTTTTACAGATGTTATTGCTCTAAGATTAGAAGAAAAACCTATTAGGATTGTAGCGGCATTAAGCACTTTAACCATTGTAATTTTATATTTGATTGCTCAAATGGTTGGAGCAGGGCAGCTCATACAAACTCTATTTGGTTTGCCTTATTCTTTAGCGGTTGTTTTTGTGGGAATTTTGATGATGTGTTATGTTATATTTGGAGGTATGCACGCAACGACTTGGGTGCAAATCATCAAAGCTTCTTTGTTGCTTGGAGGCACAACACTTATGGCACTTATGATACTTTATATGTCAAATTTTGATTTGAAGTATTATTTTGATTTAGCCATTAATAATCACCCAAAAGGTGCTGATATTATGAAAGCGGGTGTCTTTTTCAAGGACCCTATCGCTACTTTTTCTTTAGGACTTGCGGTTACTTTTGGAACAGCGGGTTTGCCTCATATTTTGATGAGATTTTTCACGGTTAAAAATGCTAGTGAAGCTAGAAAATCTGCTTTCTTTGCGACAGGATTTATAGCTTATTTTTTCTTATTAATGTTTGTGCTTGGTTTTGGAGCTATAGCCTTTGTTTTAGGCGATCCACAATATGTTGATGAAGCAGGTAAATTTACAGGAGCTACAAATATGGTTGTGATTATCTTAGCTGAAGTTTTAGGGGGCAATGTTTTACTTGCTTTTATTTCAGCTGTTTCTTTTGCAACGATTTTGGCAGTGGTTTCTGGGCTTTGTATCAGTGGAGCAGGAGCCATTGCACACGATTTATACACACAAACTTTCAAGAGTGGAAAGGCTGATGGCAAGACACAAATGGCAGTGAGTAAGATCGCGACTATCATCTTAGGTGTTTTATCTATAGTTTTGGGCTTTGTTTTTGAAAATATCAATGTCGCCTTTATGGTTGGGCTTATATTTGGTATAGCTGGTAGTGTGAATTTTCCTATCATACTTCTTTGCATTTATTGGAAGGGTCTAACCTCAAGAGGAGTGTTTTTAGGAGGTTTATTGGGATTATTGGCTGTAGTGAGCTTTGTATTTTTAAGTCCAAGTATGTGGGAAAAAACCTTTGGTCTCAAAAATGCTATCTTTCCTTATGACCATCCTGCGATTTTTTCAATACCTCTTACTTTTTTCTTGTTATGGTTTTTCTCTATAACTGATAAATCAAAAAGAGCTCAAATCGATAAAGAAGGATATAAGGCTTTTGATTTTAGAGCCAAAACAGGCATAGGAGCTTCGGAGGCAGTCTCTCATTGA
- a CDS encoding DUF485 domain-containing protein, with amino-acid sequence MLCKESYCEPKNEEQRKIYEEFEAFMRFKINFSLFLTIIILGCYFSFLILVGFFPDFLSTDIGDSPVTLGIVFGICSILLGVLGTGIYTFVANFFLDSKEKELISKMRKAGIIIEEG; translated from the coding sequence ATGTTGTGTAAAGAAAGTTATTGCGAACCAAAAAACGAGGAGCAAAGAAAGATTTATGAAGAGTTTGAAGCTTTTATGAGGTTTAAAATCAATTTTTCTTTGTTTTTAACTATAATCATACTCGGCTGTTATTTTAGTTTTTTAATTCTCGTTGGATTTTTCCCCGATTTTCTATCTACAGATATAGGAGATTCGCCTGTAACTTTAGGTATAGTCTTTGGAATTTGTTCTATATTATTAGGAGTTTTAGGAACAGGAATTTATACTTTTGTTGCAAATTTCTTTTTGGATAGCAAAGAAAAAGAGCTGATTTCAAAAATGCGAAAAGCAGGAATTATTATTGAGGAAGGATAA